A region from the Geobacter benzoatilyticus genome encodes:
- the nifD gene encoding nitrogenase molybdenum-iron protein alpha chain, translating to MSKTIQKVEGITKESTQEMIDKVLAVYPEKGRKKRSPHLAPNDPESGSACVKSNKKTVPGVMSARGCAYAGAKGVVWGPIRDMVHVSHGPVGCGWYSWGTRRNLMSGTLGVDQFAMQFTSDFQEKDIVYGGDKKLKQLLVETKELFPLAKGISVLSECPVGLIGDDINAVAKQSAKDLDIPIIPCNCEGFRGVSQSLGHHISNDTIRDYIIETREFPEPVGPYDIALIGEYNIGGDAWSTKPLLEECGFNVKSVWTGDGELEKIAATHQVKLNVIHCYRSMNYMCKVMEEKYGIPWIELNFFGPTKIKQSLRKLAELFDDTIKEKVEAVIAKYDPQMQAVIEEVRPRLEGKKVMLYVGGLRPRHTIGAYEDLGMICVGSGYEFAHTDDYDRTAPEMPDATVVYDDASELELEEFAKELKPDLVASGIKEKYVFQKMGLPFRQMHSWDYSGPYHGYKGFPIFARDIDMAINSPTWSLVKSPY from the coding sequence ATGTCCAAAACAATACAAAAAGTTGAAGGGATAACGAAGGAATCGACCCAGGAGATGATCGACAAGGTTCTTGCGGTCTATCCGGAAAAGGGGCGCAAGAAGCGGTCACCGCACCTGGCCCCCAACGATCCGGAGAGCGGGAGCGCCTGCGTTAAATCCAACAAGAAGACCGTTCCCGGTGTTATGAGTGCCCGCGGCTGTGCCTATGCCGGCGCAAAAGGGGTGGTCTGGGGCCCCATCCGCGACATGGTCCACGTTTCCCACGGTCCGGTCGGATGCGGCTGGTACTCCTGGGGAACCCGGCGCAACCTGATGTCCGGCACCCTGGGGGTCGACCAGTTCGCCATGCAGTTCACCTCCGATTTCCAGGAGAAGGATATCGTCTATGGCGGCGACAAGAAGCTGAAGCAGCTCCTGGTCGAGACCAAGGAACTCTTCCCCCTGGCCAAGGGGATTTCGGTCCTCTCCGAGTGCCCCGTGGGGCTCATCGGCGATGACATCAACGCCGTGGCAAAGCAGAGCGCCAAGGACCTGGACATCCCGATTATCCCCTGCAACTGCGAGGGATTCCGCGGGGTATCCCAGTCTCTGGGGCACCATATCTCCAACGACACCATCCGTGACTACATCATCGAGACCCGCGAGTTCCCCGAGCCGGTGGGCCCCTATGACATCGCCCTTATCGGCGAATACAACATCGGAGGCGATGCCTGGTCCACGAAACCGTTGCTTGAGGAGTGCGGATTCAACGTCAAATCCGTCTGGACCGGGGACGGGGAGCTGGAGAAGATCGCCGCGACTCACCAGGTTAAGCTCAACGTCATTCACTGCTACCGCTCCATGAACTACATGTGCAAGGTCATGGAAGAGAAATACGGCATCCCGTGGATCGAGCTGAATTTCTTCGGGCCCACAAAGATCAAGCAGAGCCTCCGCAAGCTGGCGGAGCTGTTCGATGACACCATCAAGGAGAAGGTGGAAGCGGTAATCGCCAAATACGATCCGCAGATGCAGGCGGTGATCGAAGAGGTCCGCCCCCGCCTGGAAGGGAAGAAGGTCATGCTTTATGTAGGTGGCCTGCGCCCCCGGCATACCATCGGGGCCTATGAAGATCTGGGAATGATCTGCGTCGGCAGCGGCTATGAATTTGCCCACACCGATGACTACGACCGGACCGCGCCGGAAATGCCCGATGCCACGGTTGTCTATGACGACGCCTCCGAGCTTGAGCTTGAGGAGTTCGCTAAAGAGCTGAAGCCCGATCTGGTAGCCTCCGGCATCAAGGAGAAGTACGTCTTCCAGAAGATGGGGCTTCCGTTCCGCCAGATGCACAGCTGGGACTACTCAGGCCCGTACCACGGCTATAAAGGGTTTCCGATCTTTGCCAGGGATATTGACATGGCGATCAACAGCCCCACGTGGTCTTTGGTTAAGTCGCCGTATTAG
- the carB gene encoding carbamoyl-phosphate synthase large subunit: MPRRDDVKKVLIIGSGPIIIGQACEFDYSGTQACKALRKLGYQIVLVNSNPATIMTDPAMADATYIEPLNVETLTEIIRKERPDALLPNLGGQTGLNLSSALDRAGVLTEYGVRVIGVNLDAIKRGEDRETFKETMTRLGIETARSEIATSIEEALDVVSRIGLPVVIRPAYTMGGTGGGFAYNMEEFRTIAARGLAASPVSQILVEESVLGWEELELEVVRDARNQKITVCFIENVDAMGVHTGDSYCTAPMLTITPELQARLQDYAYRIVDAIEVIGGTNVQFAHDPKTGRVVVIEINPRTSRSSALASKATGFPIAMVSSLLAAGLTLDEIPYWRDGSLEKYTPGGDYVVVKFARWAFEKFKGVEDKLGTQMRAVGEVMSIGKNYKEALQKAIRSLEIGRYGLGFARDFNARSLPKLLEMLAEPSSERQFIIYEAIRKGADIDQLHRLTHIKHWFLQQMKELVELEEEILRHRGSLPPDELLLRAKRDGFADRYLAKLLEIPEPRIREKRLAMGLAEAWEAVPVSGVENAAYYFSTYNAPDTVPVSDRKKIMVLGGGPNRIGQGIEFDYCCVHTAFALREAGYETIMVNCNPETVSTDYDTSDKLYFEPLTVEDVLSIYAKEKPEGVVVQFGGQTPLNIAAELEAAGVRIIGTTPETIDLAEDRQRFARVMTELGIPQPESGMASTLDEALAVAARIGYPLMVRPSYVLGGRAMEVVHDEEMLREYVTKAVDVSPERPILIDRFLENAIEAEADAISDGTDAFVPAVMEHIELAGVHSGDSACVIPPVSIPQKHIATIDEYTRRIAVAMGVVGLMNIQYAIADDTVYILEANPRASRTVPLVSKVCNIPMPRIAVQVMLGAKLKEMGLARRTFPHFGVKEAVFPFPMFPEVDPVLGPEMRSTGEVLGLAGNYGLAFYKAQEGANAQLPLSGSVLFTIADRDKDGALAAARRFAELGFTIRATEGTCRFLAGHGIAATPVTKLHEGRPNLVDEIKNGEIQLVVNTPAGKQSAHDDSYIRKAAIANKIPHITTVAAAVAAAEGIAARRNGKEPVMSLQEYHAGIH; this comes from the coding sequence ATGCCCAGGCGCGACGACGTCAAGAAGGTCCTCATCATCGGTTCCGGCCCCATCATCATCGGTCAGGCCTGCGAGTTCGACTACTCCGGCACCCAGGCCTGCAAGGCCCTGCGCAAGCTAGGCTACCAAATCGTGCTGGTGAACTCCAACCCCGCCACCATCATGACCGACCCCGCCATGGCCGACGCCACCTATATAGAACCACTCAACGTGGAAACCCTCACCGAGATCATCCGCAAAGAGCGCCCCGACGCCCTCCTCCCCAACCTGGGGGGACAGACCGGCCTCAATCTCTCGTCGGCCCTGGATCGGGCCGGGGTGCTCACCGAGTACGGGGTGCGCGTAATCGGCGTGAATCTCGATGCCATCAAGCGGGGAGAGGACCGGGAAACCTTCAAGGAAACCATGACGCGGCTCGGCATCGAGACCGCCCGCAGCGAAATTGCCACCTCCATCGAGGAGGCCCTGGACGTGGTATCCCGCATCGGGCTGCCGGTGGTGATCCGCCCCGCCTACACCATGGGAGGGACCGGCGGCGGCTTTGCCTACAACATGGAGGAGTTCCGGACCATCGCAGCCCGGGGCCTCGCGGCGAGCCCGGTGAGCCAGATCCTCGTGGAGGAGTCGGTGCTCGGCTGGGAGGAGCTGGAACTGGAGGTAGTGCGGGACGCCAGGAACCAGAAGATCACCGTCTGCTTCATCGAAAACGTGGACGCCATGGGGGTCCACACCGGCGACTCCTACTGCACGGCCCCCATGCTCACCATAACGCCGGAGCTTCAGGCCCGGCTCCAGGATTATGCCTACCGCATCGTCGACGCCATCGAAGTGATCGGAGGCACCAACGTCCAGTTCGCCCATGATCCCAAAACCGGGCGGGTGGTGGTCATCGAGATCAACCCCCGCACCTCCCGCTCCTCGGCCCTGGCATCCAAGGCCACCGGCTTTCCCATCGCCATGGTCTCGTCGCTCCTGGCTGCGGGGCTCACCCTGGACGAAATCCCCTACTGGCGGGACGGCTCTCTGGAGAAGTACACCCCGGGCGGCGACTACGTAGTGGTCAAGTTCGCCCGCTGGGCCTTCGAGAAGTTCAAGGGGGTCGAGGACAAGCTCGGCACCCAGATGCGGGCCGTGGGCGAGGTCATGAGCATCGGCAAGAACTACAAGGAGGCGCTCCAGAAGGCGATCCGCTCCCTGGAGATAGGCCGCTACGGCCTCGGCTTTGCCCGGGACTTCAACGCCAGATCGCTCCCGAAACTCCTGGAGATGCTGGCCGAGCCCTCCAGCGAGCGCCAGTTCATCATCTACGAGGCCATCCGCAAGGGGGCGGACATCGATCAGCTCCACCGGCTGACCCACATCAAACACTGGTTCCTGCAGCAGATGAAGGAGCTGGTGGAACTGGAGGAGGAGATCCTCCGGCACCGGGGAAGCCTCCCCCCTGACGAGCTGCTGCTCCGGGCTAAGCGGGACGGCTTTGCGGACCGCTACCTGGCGAAACTGCTGGAGATCCCGGAGCCCCGAATCCGCGAAAAGCGGCTGGCTATGGGTCTTGCCGAGGCGTGGGAGGCGGTGCCGGTCAGTGGCGTGGAGAACGCCGCCTACTACTTCTCCACCTACAACGCACCGGACACGGTGCCGGTCAGCGACCGGAAGAAAATCATGGTGCTGGGGGGCGGTCCCAACCGGATCGGCCAGGGGATCGAGTTCGACTACTGCTGCGTCCACACCGCCTTTGCCCTGCGGGAAGCCGGCTACGAGACCATCATGGTCAACTGCAACCCGGAAACGGTCTCCACCGACTACGACACCTCGGACAAGCTCTACTTCGAGCCCCTCACCGTGGAGGACGTCCTCTCCATCTACGCCAAAGAGAAACCCGAGGGGGTGGTGGTCCAGTTCGGGGGGCAGACCCCCCTCAACATCGCCGCCGAACTGGAGGCGGCCGGAGTGCGGATCATCGGCACCACGCCGGAGACCATCGACCTGGCCGAGGATCGGCAGCGCTTCGCCAGGGTGATGACGGAGCTGGGGATACCCCAGCCCGAATCGGGGATGGCCAGCACCCTGGATGAGGCCCTGGCCGTTGCTGCCCGCATCGGCTACCCCCTCATGGTGCGCCCCTCCTACGTCCTGGGGGGGAGGGCCATGGAGGTGGTCCACGACGAGGAGATGCTCCGGGAGTACGTCACCAAGGCGGTGGACGTCTCGCCGGAGCGCCCGATCCTCATCGACCGGTTCCTGGAGAACGCCATCGAGGCCGAGGCCGACGCCATCAGCGACGGGACCGACGCCTTCGTGCCGGCGGTCATGGAGCATATCGAGCTGGCCGGGGTCCACTCGGGGGATTCGGCCTGCGTCATCCCGCCGGTGAGCATACCCCAAAAGCACATCGCCACCATCGATGAGTACACCCGCAGGATCGCCGTGGCCATGGGGGTCGTGGGGCTCATGAACATCCAGTACGCCATCGCCGACGACACCGTCTACATCCTGGAGGCGAACCCCCGGGCCAGCCGCACCGTGCCGCTGGTCTCCAAGGTCTGCAACATCCCCATGCCCCGCATCGCCGTTCAGGTCATGCTCGGGGCGAAGCTGAAGGAGATGGGGCTCGCCCGCCGCACCTTCCCCCACTTCGGGGTCAAGGAGGCGGTATTCCCCTTCCCCATGTTCCCGGAGGTGGACCCGGTGCTCGGTCCGGAGATGCGCTCCACCGGCGAGGTGCTGGGACTTGCGGGGAACTACGGCCTCGCCTTCTACAAGGCCCAGGAAGGGGCCAACGCCCAGCTCCCTCTCTCCGGGTCGGTCCTCTTCACCATTGCCGACCGGGACAAGGACGGTGCCCTGGCAGCGGCGCGCCGCTTCGCGGAACTGGGCTTCACCATCCGGGCCACGGAGGGGACCTGCCGGTTCCTGGCCGGCCACGGCATTGCCGCCACCCCGGTCACCAAGCTCCACGAAGGGCGCCCCAACCTGGTGGACGAAATCAAGAACGGCGAGATCCAGCTGGTAGTCAACACCCCGGCCGGCAAGCAGAGCGCCCATGACGATTCCTACATCCGCAAGGCAGCCATCGCCAACAAGATTCCCCACATAACCACCGTGGCAGCCGCCGTGGCCGCCGCCGAGGGGATCGCGGCCCGCCGCAACGGCAAGGAGCCGGTCATGAGCCTTCAGGAGTACCACGCCGGTATCCACTGA
- the nifH gene encoding nitrogenase iron protein, with protein MRQIAIYGKGGIGKSTTTQNTVAGLASLGKKVMIVGCDPKADSTRLILHAKAQSTVMDLVRELGTVEDLELDDVMKVGYGNVNCVESGGPEPGVGCAGRGVITAINFLEENGAYTPDLDFVFYDVLGDVVCGGFAMPIRENKAEEIYIVCSGEMMAMYAANNIAKGILKYASSGKVRLGGLICNSRNTDREDELIEALAKKLGTQMIHFVPRDNQVQRAELRRMTVIEYSPEHKQAEEYRTLAKKILENKMLVVPTPLEMDELEELLMEFGIMEADDESIVGVAEAAAK; from the coding sequence ATGAGACAAATCGCGATTTACGGCAAAGGTGGCATCGGCAAGTCCACGACAACCCAGAACACGGTGGCGGGGCTCGCTTCGCTGGGCAAGAAGGTAATGATCGTAGGGTGCGACCCGAAGGCCGATTCAACCCGCCTTATCCTCCACGCCAAAGCCCAGTCCACGGTTATGGACCTGGTTCGCGAACTGGGGACGGTTGAGGATCTGGAACTGGATGACGTTATGAAGGTTGGGTACGGAAACGTCAACTGCGTCGAGTCGGGAGGCCCTGAGCCGGGCGTCGGCTGTGCCGGCCGCGGCGTCATCACGGCCATCAACTTTCTGGAAGAGAACGGCGCCTATACCCCTGATCTCGACTTCGTATTCTATGACGTTCTCGGCGACGTCGTCTGCGGCGGGTTCGCCATGCCGATCCGCGAGAACAAGGCTGAAGAGATATACATTGTCTGCTCGGGCGAGATGATGGCCATGTATGCCGCCAACAACATCGCCAAAGGTATCCTCAAGTACGCTTCATCCGGCAAGGTCCGCCTTGGCGGCCTCATCTGCAACTCCCGCAACACCGACCGGGAAGACGAGCTGATCGAGGCCCTGGCCAAGAAGCTCGGCACCCAGATGATCCACTTCGTTCCCCGGGACAACCAGGTTCAGCGCGCCGAACTGCGCCGCATGACGGTCATCGAGTACTCCCCCGAGCACAAGCAGGCCGAGGAGTACCGGACCCTGGCCAAGAAGATCCTGGAGAACAAGATGCTGGTGGTGCCGACACCCCTGGAGATGGACGAGCTGGAAGAGTTGCTCATGGAGTTCGGCATCATGGAAGCCGATGACGAGAGCATAGTGGGCGTTGCCGAAGCGGCGGCGAAGTGA
- a CDS encoding ABC transporter ATP-binding protein, protein MDAISTDNLTKRFGDLTAVDRLTLSVAAGELFGLVGSDGAGKTTTMRMLTGIMDPTEGTARVMGRHTVRESEGLKEEIGYMSQRFGLYPDLTVMENLHFYADIYGLPRRGRDEKINRLLAFSNLTPFGKRLAGNLSGGMKQKLGLACALIHTPKVLFLDEPTNGVDPVSRRDFWRILYQLLREGVTVFVATAYLDEADRCNRVGLIHRGKLLACDTPDNLKGLMRGTILEVLTPSPRQAAQLLRERLERESVGIFGDRLHVMTRNATETGTAIEAILRGEGVPLQSLRPIEPSLEDVLVSVLTEEAGP, encoded by the coding sequence ATGGACGCAATCTCGACCGACAATCTCACCAAACGCTTCGGCGACCTTACCGCCGTGGACCGGCTCACCCTCTCCGTCGCTGCCGGAGAGCTCTTCGGCCTCGTGGGCTCCGACGGTGCCGGCAAGACCACCACCATGCGGATGCTTACGGGCATCATGGACCCCACAGAGGGGACGGCCAGGGTCATGGGGCGCCACACGGTGCGGGAGTCGGAAGGGCTCAAGGAAGAAATCGGTTACATGAGCCAGCGGTTCGGGCTATACCCGGACCTTACAGTCATGGAGAATCTCCATTTTTATGCCGACATCTACGGGCTCCCCCGCCGGGGGCGCGACGAGAAGATAAACCGGCTCCTCGCCTTCAGCAACCTCACCCCCTTCGGGAAACGGCTGGCAGGCAACCTCTCCGGCGGCATGAAACAGAAGCTGGGGCTTGCCTGCGCCCTCATCCACACCCCCAAGGTCCTCTTTCTTGACGAGCCCACCAACGGGGTCGATCCGGTCTCGCGCCGGGATTTCTGGCGCATCCTCTACCAGCTTCTGCGGGAAGGGGTAACGGTATTCGTTGCCACCGCCTACCTGGATGAGGCGGACCGCTGCAACCGGGTGGGACTCATCCACCGGGGGAAACTCCTGGCCTGCGACACCCCCGACAACCTCAAGGGACTCATGCGGGGGACCATACTCGAAGTGCTCACCCCTTCCCCCCGCCAGGCGGCGCAGCTCCTGCGGGAGCGGCTGGAGAGGGAATCGGTGGGGATATTCGGAGACCGGCTCCACGTGATGACCCGCAATGCCACGGAAACCGGCACCGCCATCGAAGCCATCCTGCGGGGCGAAGGAGTGCCGCTCCAGAGCCTGCGCCCCATAGAACCGAGCCTGGAGGATGTATTGGTGTCGGTGCTTACGGAGGAGGCCGGCCCATGA
- a CDS encoding ANTAR domain-containing response regulator: MSLKNKLRELGFDEIRECGDGEQAVETALATMPDIVILDVSMPKKDGITAARDIRRRLKIPIILLTACCDAATVKRAKESGIGGFLAKPFREQDLWPAIELACAHADEVENLKEEVEDLKETLESRKVIEKAKGVLMRNQGLSEPEAFRRMQKLAMDKRKSMRQIAEAILLTES; the protein is encoded by the coding sequence ATGAGCTTAAAAAATAAGCTCCGGGAACTTGGTTTCGATGAGATCCGCGAATGCGGGGATGGTGAGCAGGCGGTGGAGACGGCGCTGGCCACCATGCCTGACATCGTGATTCTGGATGTCTCCATGCCCAAAAAGGATGGCATTACGGCGGCCCGGGATATCCGGCGGAGGCTGAAGATTCCGATCATTCTCCTGACGGCCTGTTGCGACGCGGCTACGGTCAAGCGGGCCAAGGAGAGCGGCATCGGCGGTTTCCTTGCCAAGCCGTTCCGGGAGCAGGATCTCTGGCCCGCCATTGAGCTGGCCTGCGCCCATGCCGATGAGGTGGAAAACCTCAAGGAGGAGGTGGAGGACCTTAAGGAAACTCTGGAAAGCCGTAAAGTCATCGAGAAGGCCAAGGGAGTCCTGATGCGGAATCAGGGGCTATCCGAACCCGAGGCGTTTCGCAGGATGCAGAAGCTGGCCATGGATAAGCGCAAGAGCATGCGGCAGATTGCAGAAGCGATTTTGCTGACGGAATCGTAG
- a CDS encoding HlyD family secretion protein: MKKKVAIIAIVLICAAAVAWFVNRRTGDDGNTVAVSGTIEVTEVEVSFKIPGRVRERLVDEGEQVKAGQIVARLDDEDLRLELAQRERDTEVMGANLRELETGFRKEDIDRADAAVKRVKADAERLKADFARQETLYRREVISRRDYDAAKASFESSRAALREAVAQQELMHRGPRSEQIEAARARLAQSMEALELARTRLGYTTLASPMAGLVLAKHVEPGEQVAAGTPIVSVGDMVNTWMRAYIAETDLGRVKVGQKARVTSDTWPDRHYEGTVTFISPEAEFTPKSVQTQKERVKLVYRIKITIPNRNMELKPGMPVDAKIGTGQ, encoded by the coding sequence ATGAAGAAAAAGGTAGCCATCATTGCCATAGTGCTCATCTGCGCAGCCGCCGTCGCATGGTTCGTCAATCGGCGCACCGGCGACGACGGCAATACCGTTGCCGTTTCCGGGACCATCGAAGTGACCGAGGTGGAGGTGAGCTTCAAGATCCCGGGAAGGGTGAGGGAACGGCTAGTTGACGAGGGGGAGCAGGTAAAAGCGGGGCAGATCGTTGCGCGGCTGGACGATGAGGACCTTCGTCTTGAACTGGCCCAGCGTGAGCGGGATACGGAAGTTATGGGGGCGAACCTGCGGGAGCTGGAAACCGGTTTCCGAAAAGAAGACATCGATCGGGCCGACGCTGCCGTAAAAAGAGTCAAGGCCGATGCCGAACGCCTCAAGGCCGATTTCGCCCGGCAGGAGACCCTTTACCGTCGGGAGGTCATCTCCCGCCGTGACTATGACGCCGCCAAAGCCTCTTTCGAATCGTCCCGGGCCGCCCTCCGTGAGGCGGTGGCCCAACAGGAGCTCATGCACCGTGGCCCCCGCAGCGAACAGATCGAAGCGGCACGGGCACGACTCGCTCAATCCATGGAAGCTTTGGAGTTGGCACGCACGCGCCTCGGCTACACAACCCTCGCCTCCCCCATGGCTGGGTTGGTCCTGGCCAAGCACGTGGAACCGGGAGAGCAGGTTGCCGCCGGCACCCCCATAGTGAGCGTGGGCGACATGGTGAACACCTGGATGCGGGCCTACATTGCCGAAACCGACCTGGGAAGGGTGAAAGTTGGGCAAAAAGCCCGGGTAACGAGCGATACCTGGCCCGACCGTCACTACGAGGGAACCGTTACCTTCATCTCGCCGGAAGCGGAATTCACCCCCAAGAGCGTCCAGACGCAAAAGGAAAGGGTGAAACTGGTTTACCGAATCAAGATCACCATCCCCAACCGCAATATGGAACTGAAGCCGGGGATGCCGGTGGATGCAAAGATCGGGACCGGGCAATAA